The following proteins come from a genomic window of Citrobacter europaeus:
- the hypA gene encoding hydrogenase maturation nickel metallochaperone HypA codes for MHELSLCQSAVEIVQQQAEQHGVKRVTGVWLEIGALSCIEESAVRFSFDIVCQGTLAQGCELHIDYKPAQAWCWDCSQVVEITQHDAQCPQCQGDRLRVDAGDSLKVKSIEVE; via the coding sequence ATGCATGAGCTGTCCCTTTGTCAGAGCGCGGTTGAGATTGTTCAACAGCAGGCAGAGCAGCACGGTGTCAAACGTGTAACCGGCGTTTGGCTGGAAATCGGGGCGCTCTCCTGCATTGAAGAGAGCGCCGTTCGGTTTAGTTTCGACATCGTCTGTCAGGGAACGCTGGCCCAGGGGTGTGAACTGCATATTGATTACAAACCAGCCCAGGCGTGGTGCTGGGATTGCAGTCAGGTTGTGGAAATCACCCAGCATGACGCGCAGTGTCCACAATGTCAGGGCGATCGTCTGCGGGTTGATGCTGGCGATTCACTGAAAGTGAAAAGTATTGAAGTCGAATAA
- the hybG gene encoding hydrogenase maturation factor HybG — translation MCIGVPGQVLAVGEDIHQLAQVEVCGIKRDVNIALICEGDTAELVGQWVLVHVGFAMSIIDEDEAKATLDALRRMEYDVTSA, via the coding sequence ATGTGTATTGGAGTCCCTGGTCAGGTTCTGGCCGTTGGTGAAGATATTCACCAGCTTGCGCAGGTTGAAGTGTGCGGCATCAAACGTGATGTCAATATTGCCCTGATTTGTGAAGGTGATACGGCTGAGCTTGTCGGGCAATGGGTGCTGGTGCACGTAGGGTTCGCCATGAGCATCATTGATGAAGATGAAGCTAAAGCCACGTTAGACGCACTTCGCCGCATGGAGTACGACGTCACCAGCGCGTGA
- the hybE gene encoding hydrogenase-2 assembly chaperone: MSEEFVGFQTAPKMQIQAAFEEVARRSMHDLSFLHPNMPVYVSDFTLFEGQWTGCVITPWMLSALIFPGPDQIWPVRKVSEKVGLRLPYGEMTFTVGELDGVSQYFSCSLMSPLSHSMSAQEGVRLTDDCARMLLSLPVSDPNAPQLNRRALLLGRRNCENA, encoded by the coding sequence ATGTCTGAGGAGTTTGTCGGTTTTCAGACGGCCCCGAAGATGCAGATTCAGGCAGCGTTTGAAGAGGTTGCCCGGCGTTCAATGCACGATCTCTCTTTCCTGCATCCGAACATGCCGGTATATGTCTCTGATTTTACGCTGTTTGAAGGACAGTGGACGGGGTGTGTTATCACGCCCTGGATGCTGAGCGCACTGATTTTCCCCGGACCGGACCAGATCTGGCCGGTGCGTAAAGTCAGCGAAAAAGTCGGGTTGCGTCTGCCGTATGGCGAGATGACCTTTACCGTGGGTGAACTGGACGGCGTATCGCAATATTTCTCCTGCTCACTGATGTCGCCGCTTTCGCACAGTATGTCGGCGCAAGAAGGCGTCCGTCTGACTGACGATTGCGCGCGCATGCTGTTATCGCTGCCGGTGAGCGATCCGAATGCGCCGCAGCTAAATCGCCGCGCGCTGCTGCTGGGTCGTCGGAACTGCGAAAATGCATGA
- the yghU gene encoding glutathione-dependent disulfide-bond oxidoreductase, whose protein sequence is MSDNTYQPAKVWTWEKSNGGAFANINRPVSGATHEKTLPVGKHPLQLYSLGTPNGQKVTIMLEELLAQGVKGAEYDAWIIRIGDGDQFSSGFVEVNPNSKIPALRDHSQNPPVRVFESGAILLYLAEKYGYFLPQDLAKRTETLNWLFWLQGAAPFLGGGFGHFYNYAPVKIEYAINRFTMEAKRLLDVLDKQLAQHQFVAGDEYTIADMAVWPWFGNVVLGNVYDAAEFLDAGSYKHVQRWAKEIAARPAVKRGRIVNRTNGPLNEQLHERHDASDFDTNTEDKRQG, encoded by the coding sequence ATGTCAGACAATACCTATCAGCCCGCGAAAGTCTGGACGTGGGAAAAATCGAACGGCGGCGCTTTCGCCAATATCAACCGTCCTGTTTCCGGTGCCACCCACGAAAAAACGCTGCCGGTTGGCAAGCATCCGCTGCAGCTCTATTCGCTGGGTACGCCAAACGGGCAGAAAGTGACGATTATGCTGGAGGAGCTGCTGGCGCAGGGCGTGAAAGGCGCAGAATACGATGCCTGGATTATCCGCATCGGCGATGGCGATCAGTTTTCCAGCGGCTTTGTTGAAGTGAATCCGAACTCGAAGATCCCGGCGCTGCGCGACCACTCGCAAAACCCACCGGTTCGCGTATTCGAATCTGGCGCAATTCTGCTCTATCTGGCGGAAAAATATGGTTATTTCCTGCCGCAAGATTTGGCAAAACGTACCGAAACGCTGAACTGGCTGTTCTGGCTACAAGGCGCGGCGCCGTTCCTCGGCGGTGGTTTTGGCCACTTCTATAACTATGCGCCGGTAAAAATCGAGTACGCGATCAACCGCTTCACGATGGAAGCCAAGCGCTTACTCGACGTGCTGGATAAGCAGCTAGCACAGCATCAGTTTGTGGCCGGAGATGAATACACCATTGCCGATATGGCGGTCTGGCCGTGGTTTGGCAATGTGGTGCTGGGCAACGTGTACGACGCGGCAGAGTTCCTCGACGCAGGAAGTTACAAGCACGTGCAGCGCTGGGCAAAAGAGATTGCAGCGCGCCCGGCGGTTAAGCGTGGTCGTATTGTAAACCGCACTAATGGACCGCTGAACGAGCAACTTCATGAACGCCATGACGCCAGCGACTTCGATACCAATACCGAAGATAAGCGCCAAGGTTAA
- a CDS encoding HyaD/HybD family hydrogenase maturation endopeptidase encodes MRILVLGVGNILLTDEAIGVRIVEALEQRYILPDFVDVLDGGTAGMELLGDMANRDHLIIADAIVSKKSTPGTMMVLRDEEIPALFTNKISPHQLGLADVLSALRFTGEFPKKLTLVGVIPESLEPHIGLTPTVEAMIEPALEQVLAALRESGVEAIPREAAHV; translated from the coding sequence ATGCGGATATTAGTCTTAGGGGTCGGCAATATTTTGCTGACCGACGAAGCCATCGGGGTGCGTATCGTTGAGGCATTAGAGCAGCGGTACATCCTGCCAGACTTTGTTGATGTTCTGGACGGTGGTACGGCTGGGATGGAGCTTCTCGGCGATATGGCGAACAGAGATCATCTGATCATTGCTGACGCCATTGTGTCGAAGAAAAGCACGCCAGGAACGATGATGGTCCTGCGGGATGAAGAGATCCCGGCGCTGTTTACCAACAAAATCTCACCGCACCAGCTTGGCCTGGCCGACGTATTGTCGGCCCTGCGTTTTACCGGCGAGTTTCCGAAAAAGCTGACCTTAGTCGGCGTTATTCCGGAATCGCTGGAACCGCATATCGGGCTAACGCCAACGGTTGAAGCGATGATCGAACCTGCGCTTGAGCAGGTTCTTGCCGCGCTTCGCGAATCAGGCGTTGAAGCGATCCCTCGGGAGGCGGCTCATGTCTGA